CGATGTTGATACTGAAAAACTTGGTCTTACCGGCTTTTGCGCAGGCGGCAGGTATACCATGCTTTTCCTGCCCCAGATAGAGGAGTTTGAGTCCGGTGTTGCCTGGTACGGTTTCCCTTACTCGGGCGGGACTGAGACCCAGCCTGACGAGCCGGCAAGTCTGATAGACCAGCTTGAAGACCCGATCCTTATAATACACGGAACCGCAGATGAAGCAAGTAATGTCTCAGATATCTACAGATACGCCGGTGAACTGGATTCAGCTGACAAATACTTTGAGCTGAAAGTTTACCAGGGTGAACCTCATGGCTTCATGATCGAAGAGGGAGAACTTTCTGAAAGCTTTGTTGCGCAGGATGCATATGATGAGATGATTAGCTTCTTTGACAGGACGCTGAATAACTCTACACTGGATAATTCGTCTCGGTGATCTTTATTTCAGAGGCCTTCTCAGCTATATTTCTCAATGACCTTCTCAGTAACAACCTTTATCTCAGGACCTGAGAAGACAGTATCCATCTCATCCATTCCTTCCATTTTTTATAAAAAATAGCAATTCTCTCGATTTCTGCGAAAAATTTACTTTTTTCCGGGAAAACGGAGAATTATATTTTACTTATATCCGGAACTTTTCTCCAATACGGCTTTTTTATTAAGGAATTATACAGGGAGTTAGAAATAACTTTGCAACTCCCGAACACGATTTTTCAAAAAACAAATATATCTTTAATTATTATAATTAAATAAAAATTCTTTTTCCCGGAACACGGATCATGGTAAACACACTTTCTCACCTGGGAATAGGTTTTCTCATTGCCCTGGCTTTAGGCCTGAGAGGAAAGAAATTAAAAATCGTGGCTTTTCTTTCCGTAATCCCTGATCTGGACATTATTCCATACTCCATATTTATCTCTGTTAGCAACAGCCTGACCCATGAGTCCAGAATCCAGCTTTTCTACCTTTTCGGGCACAGGGAGTTTACGCATTCAATTTTATTCGTTTCTCTGGTTACGCTTTTAATCTGGACTAAAAGCAAAGACTGGATTCTTACCTTTGCCGGGTTACAATCAATTTTATCCCATATTTACCTGGATTATATCACAACCTGGAAAATGCGGCCTTTCTATCCGTTCAGTACAGATACATCCATAATGGGGGCAGTCTACTTCTATGACCCTCTGCTAAATTTGCTTCCACTCCTGCCCCTGTTAATTGTAATAATTGGAAGTTTGAAGAAGAGAGGAATAATAAATGGCAAATTCAATAACTTTTGTAATTTTGTGAGAAATAGTGATGATAAATTCTATTCTTTCCTGATCCTTGTGCTCCTTGTCTGGCTTGTTTTTATGCCGGTTTCAAAAGCCTTTCTGATCAACCATATATCAGGGGCAGAGAAAGCCCAGATAAGTTACCAGAATACTTACCCCGAATCCATGAACAGTTTTCTGACTGCATACTCGTTTAACTCCACACATTATAAAGTTCTTAGAGTCAGCTACCTTTCAGGAATCGAAATGAGTGGTTACGTTGAAAAAATCTCAATAAACGGAAATGTTCCTGATGCTTCTGCTTATATAGATAGAACGAAGAAGCTTTATAGTTCCGGTGTTCCCCAGGAAATCGATTACCCGGTGTATGCAGTTTCGGAAGATAACGGCTCTGTAATAGTTACCTTGAGTGATGCAAGGAACCCTTATGCTGAAAGCTGGGCTTATTTTAAATCGATTTACAGATTTACTTTTGATAAAAGGAGTGGGGATTACCATGTTTATGCAAGTGTCCAGGGAGAGAGCGAAAAAAAGCTTGATGAAAACTGGTTTAATAAAAAGGTCTAAATAATTCTTTTTCAAATAACGCTTTCCCGGATAATACTTTTTCGAATAATGGACAATAATTTTTAGAGAATTTTAACTGTCAGGATAGATAGTATAGATAAAATTTGAGATAAGTTTGAGGTTTTTACTAATCTTCTAAATAGAAGCAACAATTATCCATTTGTTTATATAATATAAAATAAATACAAGATGCCAGGCACTTAAAATACTTTATCTGGAATTATTTCCGGATTATGGCTTTTTGATACTCACTCAAAATGAACAGCCAGTAAACATGCCTAGAGTGTCACACAATATGAATTCATGGTAGATTTATGGTAAACACGCTTTCTCACATAGGAATCGGTCTGCTTCTTGCTCACACTCTGGGACTGAAAGGAAGGAAAAGACTTG
The genomic region above belongs to Methanosarcina horonobensis HB-1 = JCM 15518 and contains:
- a CDS encoding metal-dependent hydrolase yields the protein MVNTLSHLGIGFLIALALGLRGKKLKIVAFLSVIPDLDIIPYSIFISVSNSLTHESRIQLFYLFGHREFTHSILFVSLVTLLIWTKSKDWILTFAGLQSILSHIYLDYITTWKMRPFYPFSTDTSIMGAVYFYDPLLNLLPLLPLLIVIIGSLKKRGIINGKFNNFCNFVRNSDDKFYSFLILVLLVWLVFMPVSKAFLINHISGAEKAQISYQNTYPESMNSFLTAYSFNSTHYKVLRVSYLSGIEMSGYVEKISINGNVPDASAYIDRTKKLYSSGVPQEIDYPVYAVSEDNGSVIVTLSDARNPYAESWAYFKSIYRFTFDKRSGDYHVYASVQGESEKKLDENWFNKKV